The Campylobacter concisus genome window below encodes:
- the argF gene encoding ornithine carbamoyltransferase produces the protein MRHFLTLNDFSKDEIEQMINLARKIKKEAKAREFKPYLKDQKLAMIFEKSSTRTRVSFDVGMHELGGYALFLSKNDIQIGRGEPIRDTARVISRMCDMAMLRVDKHETLEEFAKFSSVPVINGLSDKFHPVQLMADYLTMLEFSAGEKVAYVGDGNNMTHSWLMLASKLGLELRVATPKGYEVDAEILKMANENAKISGAKIFITNDIKEAVNGADVVTTDTWVSMGQEAEKEKRLKDFAGYCVDENLMSLAKKDAIFLHCLPAYRGYEVSEAVFEKHADEIFSEAENRLHAQKGVMVWLDERRR, from the coding sequence ATGAGGCACTTTTTGACGCTAAACGACTTTAGTAAAGATGAGATCGAACAGATGATAAATTTAGCCCGTAAGATCAAAAAAGAGGCGAAGGCTAGAGAATTTAAGCCATATCTTAAAGATCAAAAGCTTGCGATGATATTTGAAAAAAGCTCAACTAGAACTAGGGTAAGCTTTGATGTAGGCATGCATGAGCTTGGCGGATATGCGCTATTTTTAAGTAAAAATGATATACAAATAGGCCGTGGCGAGCCAATCCGTGACACTGCCAGAGTGATAAGCAGGATGTGTGACATGGCTATGCTAAGGGTCGATAAACACGAGACGCTAGAAGAATTTGCTAAATTTTCAAGCGTGCCAGTGATAAACGGCTTAAGCGATAAATTTCACCCAGTGCAGCTAATGGCGGATTATCTTACGATGCTTGAATTTAGCGCAGGTGAAAAGGTCGCATACGTAGGAGATGGCAACAACATGACTCACTCGTGGCTCATGCTAGCAAGTAAGCTAGGACTTGAGCTAAGAGTAGCCACGCCAAAAGGCTACGAAGTGGATGCAGAAATTTTAAAGATGGCTAATGAAAACGCAAAAATTTCAGGTGCAAAAATTTTTATCACAAATGATATAAAAGAAGCGGTAAATGGTGCCGATGTAGTGACTACAGATACTTGGGTATCGATGGGGCAAGAGGCTGAGAAAGAAAAGAGGCTAAAAGACTTTGCTGGATACTGCGTGGATGAAAATTTGATGAGCTTAGCTAAAAAAGATGCGATATTTTTGCACTGCTTGCCAGCTTATAGAGGCTACGAGGTGAGCGAGGCAGTTTTTGAGAAGCACGCGGATGAAATTTTTAGCGAGGCTGAAAACAGACTCCATGCCCAAAAAGGCGTGATGGTCTGGCTGGATGAGAGAAGAAGATGA
- the hemB gene encoding porphobilinogen synthase, whose amino-acid sequence MFKRFRRLRINPALRDMVRETSLSVNDFIYPLFVVEGKGVKNEIASMPGVYQMSIDEILKECKEIVNLGIKSIILFGIPSLKDSVGSDALSNDGIIATALRAIKDKFPNLVVVTDLCFCEYTDHGHCGIIDHVHNTIDNDATLEISAKQALIHAQNGADMIAPSGMMDGIIATLREALDSNGFENLPVMAYSTKFASAYYGPFRDVAQSAPSFGDRKSYQMDSANRLEAINESLQDEAQGADILMVKPALAYLDVVRELRNLTLLPLCVYNVSGEYALLKAGAKAGIIDYDRVMMETLIGFKRAGANLIISYHAKEAAKILRG is encoded by the coding sequence ATGTTTAAACGTTTTAGAAGATTAAGAATAAATCCAGCTTTAAGAGACATGGTAAGAGAGACTAGCCTTAGCGTAAATGACTTTATCTATCCACTCTTTGTAGTCGAGGGCAAAGGCGTTAAAAACGAGATCGCTTCGATGCCGGGCGTTTATCAAATGAGTATCGATGAAATTTTAAAAGAGTGCAAAGAGATAGTAAATTTAGGCATAAAATCGATCATTTTATTTGGCATACCAAGCCTAAAAGATAGCGTTGGCAGTGACGCACTAAGTAATGACGGCATTATCGCAACTGCGCTTAGAGCCATAAAAGATAAATTTCCAAATTTGGTAGTCGTCACTGATCTTTGCTTTTGCGAGTACACAGACCACGGCCACTGCGGCATAATCGATCACGTACATAACACCATCGACAACGATGCCACACTTGAAATTTCAGCCAAACAAGCCTTGATACACGCTCAAAATGGGGCCGATATGATCGCACCAAGCGGTATGATGGATGGCATCATTGCAACGCTAAGAGAGGCACTTGATAGCAACGGCTTTGAGAATTTACCAGTGATGGCATACTCGACTAAATTTGCCTCAGCCTACTACGGACCATTTCGCGATGTGGCGCAAAGCGCTCCAAGCTTTGGCGATAGAAAGAGCTACCAAATGGACAGCGCAAACCGCCTAGAGGCTATCAATGAGAGCTTGCAGGACGAGGCACAAGGCGCTGATATCTTGATGGTAAAGCCAGCGCTTGCCTATCTTGACGTAGTTAGAGAGCTTAGAAATTTAACACTTCTACCACTTTGTGTCTATAACGTAAGCGGTGAGTACGCGCTGCTAAAAGCTGGCGCAAAAGCTGGCATCATAGACTATGATCGCGTTATGATGGAGACTTTGATTGGCTTTAAAAGAGCAGGGGCAAATTTGATCATTTCATATCACGCAAAAGAAGCAGCCAAAATTTTAAGGGGCTAA
- the ribA gene encoding GTP cyclohydrolase II produces MKIEISNAANLPSRFGTYKVQAFKEGVKEHLVIYKEPLSEVVNLRIHSECLTGDAIGSLKCDCRDQLEASLKYIEENGGMVIYLRQEGRNIGLLNKINAYSLQDKGFDTIEANHQLGFKADERTYEVVDFILNHYGIKEVNLLTNNPLKLHGLSSVKIVKRVPIVIKPNKFNEGYLKVKKEQMGHIL; encoded by the coding sequence ATGAAAATAGAAATTTCAAACGCTGCAAATCTACCTTCAAGATTTGGCACTTATAAGGTTCAAGCCTTCAAAGAAGGGGTAAAAGAGCACCTCGTGATCTACAAAGAGCCTTTGAGCGAAGTGGTAAATCTTAGAATTCACTCCGAATGCCTAACTGGCGATGCGATCGGAAGCCTAAAGTGCGACTGCCGCGACCAGCTCGAAGCGAGCCTAAAATATATCGAAGAAAATGGTGGCATGGTCATCTACCTGCGTCAAGAGGGCAGAAATATCGGGCTTTTAAATAAGATAAACGCTTATAGCCTCCAAGATAAGGGCTTTGACACGATAGAAGCCAATCACCAGCTAGGTTTTAAAGCCGATGAGAGGACTTATGAAGTGGTTGATTTTATCCTAAATCACTACGGCATAAAAGAGGTAAATTTGCTCACAAACAACCCTTTAAAACTTCACGGACTAAGCTCAGTAAAGATTGTAAAACGCGTGCCTATCGTCATCAAGCCAAATAAATTTAACGAAGGCTACTTGAAAGTAAAAAAAGAGCAAATGGGACACATCCTGTGA